AACAATGGACGTAATGCTAAAAAAGCTGCATGGTTCAATGCATTTGGCAGTCTTTGAACTTTTTCTCCACCAGATTTTTGTGGAAATCAAGGAAAATGTAATAacagctgtaaaataaaaataaaataaaaatgtcccaCTGCTGATCATGCCAGTTAAAAAGCCTGCAGTTCATTTCAGAGGAAATTTGGGTCTGAAGCATATTGGCCAAAAGGCCGGAAGTGCCCTGATAAAGTCCAAAGCAAAACCAACTCAGCAGACAAAGGTCTGGAACCGTTGGCAATGGATCAATGCCAGAGGCTTCAATCTCTACTCAAAGACATTTACAGATGGGATGTAATGATTCACCAACCgctctctctgttttcttccaGGTAGATGGCTTCTTCACCTTGCTCTTTGGCCTTGCAAGCATCAACACCTTGACTGTCATCAGCATCACCAGATACATCAAGGGATGCCACCCAAACAAAGGTCAGCTGAAACCACCCTGAAATTCAAATTAGAAGACATAAAGAAAGCTTCAGACCAGCGTGTCTGCCCACCTCACATTCCAGCTGTTCTTATCTGACAGAGAAGGGTTTTTTCAGTGCTAATGAAACCTTATTACCGATTTCAGCTGTGGAAATTACTACCACTTCTCTCCAGCAATTTCATTTACACTTCGCCAACATGTCATTAGGTTAACTTGAAGTGATCTATTTTTGGCTGTAACTGAGGCTGAAGAATGTCTTAATTGTATGGAAATTAAGTTGAGCAACTGGCATAAAAGTTTTTACTGTGTTTGTGGCTGTAAAACACAAGCTGTGGAAActgtgtggttttctttttacattggTGGTTGTGCTATCAAATGTATTATATGCCAGAGTACAGCTGATCTACTGCAACGGCAACAGCTATAGATGTAAATCATACAATCATACAAATGCAAGAGGATTTTATGTCCAAATTAAAAGAATTTAGGCCAGGTAAACTTGAGTAGGTAGCCAAGCAACAACATAAGGTAATTCAGCCTGACAAAGCCAAGTAACCTGTAGCAACAAAGGTGTggtatgttgtatgttgtatgaaAACCTCTTTCATAAACTGTACTGCTTCTTTGTGTGGTTTATTGACATAGGAGACACAAGCGTTGCTCCGAAGTTGATATTCTTTCTTCCCCTGAATATAATGCAATATGTGCTTTGTcaacagaggttcttttcagtCTCAGATGTTTGCAAAAGCCGTTTTCATAAGAAAAGGCATCATTGTTCAATAAATGTCACGATCTTGACATTCATAACAAGTCAAGAATGCTGCATATTCAAGTGCCTCTCACTTTTTCTGTCTTGCGTTTGCCAAGGTCATAGCATTTAACCTTTTCAACCTACAAACTATCACACAATCTGTTCCATAACCTGGGAATGTGATGTTATAATActgctgtgtgtttctgcagcCTACTGTATCAGCATTAACACCATTGCCGTATCGCTCATCTGCATTTGGACCGGAGCGATGTTTTGGTCTGTTGCTCCACTGCTGGGCTGGGGCAGCTACACAGGTCTGTGCTCACACACTGATCTAACAAAAGAAAGGCGTATATGACTTTTATATCAAAAGCCTTGTTCTGACCTCTGTGTCCTCTGTTCCTTAGATCGAGGTTATGGCACTTGTGAGGTGGATTGGTCCAAAGCCAATTACTCCACCATCCACAAGTCCTACATCATCTCCATCCTCATCTCCTGCTTTTTCATCCCTGTGATGATCATGCTCTTCGCCTACGTCTCCATCATCAACACAGTGAAAAGCACTAACGCCATGTCAGCGGAAGGTTTCATCACCATACATCAAAGGAAAGTGGAGAGAGATGTCACAAGGGTAGggaaaaaaattcaagtttatttttgaggtttttttttattagagagACTTGATTGGAAAAGTAAAATGAGAATCTTTAAAGCTCTACTTAAAAGTGTCCTGTCTACAATAAATCTCCTCTAACTATATTCACGTCCTGACAATTGTTCCCTCATGTTTTTCTCTAGATTTCCATTGTAATTTGCACAGCTTTCATCATAGCCTGGTCCCCATATGCAGTGGTGTCTATGTGGTCAGCCTGGGGCTTCCATGTGCCAAACACAACCAGCATCATGACCCGTCTCTTTGCCAAGTCTGCCAGCTTCTACAACCCGCTCATCTACTTCGGCATGAGCTCCAAGTTTCGCAAGGACGTCTCTGTGCTGCTGCCGTGTACACGAGAGCGCAGGGACGTGGTGCGTCTGAAATACTTTCAAAACATCAAACCCAAAGCTGGGGGCCCACCTGCATCAATTCCTGTCCAGAAGCTGGAGGCAAAATATGCAGCATCCAATGCTGAAAGCAACTCAGGGGTCAACCGCCCATCTCAGACTCCTCCAATTAACCCACAGGGGGTCTTCCACATTGACCTGCC
This window of the Etheostoma spectabile isolate EspeVRDwgs_2016 chromosome 17, UIUC_Espe_1.0, whole genome shotgun sequence genome carries:
- the opn6a gene encoding opsin 6, group member a isoform X1, encoding MEITLKGFPVKVVNIPWRNNNLSTLHTDPPLSEQGETIVGVYLIVLGWLSWFGNSLVMFVLYRQRTSLQSTDFLTLNLAISDACISIFGYSRGILEIFNIFKDDGYLITSIWTCQVDGFFTLLFGLASINTLTVISITRYIKGCHPNKAYCISINTIAVSLICIWTGAMFWSVAPLLGWGSYTDRGYGTCEVDWSKANYSTIHKSYIISILISCFFIPVMIMLFAYVSIINTVKSTNAMSAEGFITIHQRKVERDVTRISIVICTAFIIAWSPYAVVSMWSAWGFHVPNTTSIMTRLFAKSASFYNPLIYFGMSSKFRKDVSVLLPCTRERRDVVRLKYFQNIKPKAGGPPASIPVQKLEAKYAASNAESNSGVNRPSQTPPINPQGVFHIDLPSHIETSQYWCDRL
- the opn6a gene encoding opsin 6, group member a isoform X2, giving the protein MNLQQTSYSSTLYGWLSWFGNSLVMFVLYRQRTSLQSTDFLTLNLAISDACISIFGYSRGILEIFNIFKDDGYLITSIWTCQVDGFFTLLFGLASINTLTVISITRYIKGCHPNKAYCISINTIAVSLICIWTGAMFWSVAPLLGWGSYTDRGYGTCEVDWSKANYSTIHKSYIISILISCFFIPVMIMLFAYVSIINTVKSTNAMSAEGFITIHQRKVERDVTRISIVICTAFIIAWSPYAVVSMWSAWGFHVPNTTSIMTRLFAKSASFYNPLIYFGMSSKFRKDVSVLLPCTRERRDVVRLKYFQNIKPKAGGPPASIPVQKLEAKYAASNAESNSGVNRPSQTPPINPQGVFHIDLPSHIETSQYWCDRL